One Triplophysa dalaica isolate WHDGS20190420 chromosome 11, ASM1584641v1, whole genome shotgun sequence genomic window carries:
- the myoz1a gene encoding myozenin-1a yields MPLSGKPAPPNKRKKLSKIITDLSHITQDEYDSEPEASEFDLGKKIKAPRDTMLEELSLMKNKGSKMFKMRQIRVAKFIYENNPDLFSSETMDNLQKFVPSLGGQMMDVGGRLIGGQMAGHAGGAGQAPVPPPKPGSYGKGAGGGMLAGELTGGADGAAGAGGKGGVSGDASQSEARAKAAADKAKKRAEYMKTYTSPWERAMKGNEDLLATMKPQMPGPYSYIELCKYKNFNRSAIPFGGFDKAAQLMTFQLPDIEVATEDLEPAVVYQHDVNSRPSFNRTPIGWGGSVEPSNIHMELDAIPFDGETDDL; encoded by the exons ATGCCCCTCTCAGGAAAACCAGCTCCACCCAACAAGAGGAAAAAGCTCTCCAAGATCATCACTGACCTGTCACACATAACTCAGGATG AGTACGATTCAGAACCTGAGGCCTCAGAGTTTGACCTGGGGAAAAAGATCAAGGCACCCAGGGATACAATGCTGGAGGAACTGTCGCTAATGAAGAACAAGGGCTCAAAGATGTTCAAGATGAGGCAGATTCGTGTTGCGAAGTTTATCTATGAAAATAACCCCGATCTCTTCTCTAGTGAGACCATG GATAACCTCCAGAAGTTTGTGCCCAGTCTGGGGGGCCAGATGATGGATGTTGGTGGCCGCCTGATTGGTGGACAGATGGCTGGCCATGCTGGCGGGGCCGGCCAAGCACCAGTGCCTCCTCCTAAACCAGGAAGCTATGGCAAGGGAGCCGGGGGTGGGATGCTAGCAGGGGAGCTCACCGGTGGTGCTGACGGGGCAGCAGGAGCAGGGGGGAAGGGTGGTGTGTCAGGAGATGCCTCACAGA GCGAGGCACGTGCTAAGGCTGCTGCGGATAAGGCGAAAAAAAGAGCTGAATATATGAAGACATACACTTCGCCTTGGGAACGGGCTATGAAGGGCAATGAAGATCTTCTAGCCACAATGAAGCCTCAAATGCCTGGACCCTATTCTTATATAGAGCTGTGCAAATATAAGAACTTTAACAG GAGTGCAATACCCTTCGGAGGCTTTGATAAGGCCGCTCAACTGATGACCTTCCAGCTGCCAGACATCGAGGTGGCGACCGAGGACCTCGAACCAGCTGTGGTGTATCAGCATGATGTCAACTCACGTCCCTCTTTTAACCGCACGCCTATTGGCTGGGGAGGTAGCGTTGAACCAAGCAACATTCACATGGAGCTGGACGCGATACCATTTGATGGGGAGACTGATGACCTGTGA